A region from the Melioribacter roseus P3M-2 genome encodes:
- a CDS encoding N-6 DNA methylase gives MLDSETKRRIDTARDILVGKVPDPKSQVEQITIALIYKFMNDMDKESLEMGGKRTFFTGEYEKYSWDKIFDPRLGGHEMLSLYADAITRMSQNTNLPELFRNIFKNAYLPYRDPETLKLFLKTINEFTYDHSESLGDAFEYLLSVLGSQGDAGQFRTPRHIIDFMVEIVSPQKNELILDPACGTAGFLISAYKYIMRENTSEKYRSQNGNGRGDLLTTDEKKKLLTNFKGYDISPDMVRISLVNMYLHGFVNPQIYEYDTLTSEDRWNEYADVILANPPFMTPKGGIKPHKKFSVQSKRSEVLFVDYIAEHLTPTGRAAVIVPEGIIFQSANAYKQLRRMLVENYLYAVVSLPAGVFQPYSGVKTSILLMDKELARKTDSILFIKIENDGFDLGAQRRPIDRNDLPDALQVIREYLGKVRNGKVDEFNADEKPCSALLVKKEKLAENGEYYLTGDRYRVVEKRKHRKWPMVKLGEVCEIETGSRQKGGAVEKGIYSIGGEQISEDGSIRFDKMKYITEEYFKEMKKGILHYGDVLMVKDGATTGKIGYWKYSDKAAVNEHVYIFRANKDIKNQFLFRILQSNQFKSLLQPYIKGIIGGVSLEIKNIQIPLPPPEVQQEIVAEIEGYRKLIDGCRQVIDAWKPDVEGYLEEELKTYLAEHPGKQEELAEGHRPEPVEGWPMVKLGEVCEINPDSVYPYDIFGETEIVYIDITSVENGTGKVSFENKISAKNAPSRAKRVIKENDILLSTVRPNLKAFALLKGLPKNSIASTGFAVLRSKESIIPEYLYTCIFSEATMKQMTIKMGKGAYPSINTNDVENLTIPLPPLEVQQRIVEKIESERRVIDSLREMVKAYEEKIKRVIDKVWGGVV, from the coding sequence AGAATATGAAAAATATAGCTGGGACAAAATTTTTGACCCTCGTCTTGGTGGGCATGAGATGCTCAGTCTTTATGCTGATGCCATAACAAGGATGAGTCAGAATACCAATTTGCCCGAGCTTTTTCGTAACATTTTCAAAAACGCCTATTTGCCCTATCGCGACCCCGAAACGCTCAAACTCTTTCTGAAAACCATAAACGAATTCACCTACGACCATTCCGAGAGCCTCGGCGATGCTTTTGAGTATTTGCTTTCTGTACTTGGCAGTCAGGGCGATGCCGGGCAATTTCGCACCCCACGGCATATAATCGATTTTATGGTTGAAATAGTTAGCCCTCAAAAAAACGAACTCATCCTTGACCCTGCCTGCGGCACTGCCGGATTTTTAATTTCAGCATACAAATATATTATGCGTGAAAATACTTCCGAAAAATACCGCTCACAAAACGGTAACGGAAGAGGCGACTTGCTTACTACCGATGAAAAGAAAAAACTGCTTACCAACTTCAAAGGCTATGACATTTCGCCCGATATGGTGAGAATTTCGCTTGTCAATATGTATCTTCACGGCTTTGTAAACCCTCAAATATACGAATACGACACCCTGACGAGCGAAGACCGATGGAACGAATATGCCGATGTAATCCTTGCCAACCCTCCCTTTATGACTCCGAAGGGAGGTATCAAGCCGCATAAAAAGTTTAGCGTGCAGAGTAAACGTAGCGAGGTGCTTTTTGTCGACTATATCGCCGAGCATCTTACTCCCACAGGAAGGGCGGCGGTGATTGTCCCCGAAGGCATTATTTTCCAGAGTGCAAATGCCTATAAGCAGCTTCGCAGGATGCTGGTTGAAAATTATCTGTATGCTGTGGTCTCGCTGCCTGCCGGAGTTTTTCAGCCTTATTCAGGGGTGAAGACCTCAATCCTGCTTATGGATAAAGAACTTGCCAGAAAGACCGATAGCATTCTGTTTATAAAAATTGAAAACGACGGCTTTGACCTCGGTGCCCAGCGCCGCCCCATTGACAGAAACGATCTGCCCGATGCTCTGCAGGTGATCCGTGAATATCTGGGTAAGGTAAGAAATGGCAAAGTGGATGAATTTAATGCCGACGAAAAACCCTGCTCTGCCCTGCTGGTGAAAAAAGAAAAACTTGCCGAAAATGGCGAATATTACCTCACCGGCGATAGATACCGGGTAGTAGAAAAACGCAAACACCGGAAATGGCCAATGGTGAAGCTGGGGGAGGTGTGTGAGATTGAAACTGGTTCACGTCAAAAAGGTGGAGCTGTTGAAAAAGGTATTTATAGTATTGGTGGAGAACAAATATCAGAAGATGGATCAATACGATTCGACAAAATGAAATATATTACAGAAGAATATTTCAAAGAAATGAAAAAAGGTATCCTTCATTATGGGGACGTATTAATGGTAAAAGATGGAGCTACTACTGGGAAAATTGGATATTGGAAATACAGTGATAAAGCGGCTGTCAATGAGCATGTTTATATATTTAGAGCCAATAAAGATATCAAAAACCAATTTCTTTTTAGAATATTACAATCAAATCAATTCAAAAGTTTATTGCAACCATATATAAAAGGTATAATTGGTGGTGTAAGTTTAGAAATTAAAAATATCCAAATCCCACTCCCTCCGCCTGAAGTGCAGCAAGAGATAGTGGCAGAGATAGAAGGCTACCGGAAGCTTATCGACGGCTGCAGGCAGGTGATAGATGCCTGGAAGCCCGATGTGGAAGGCTACCTGGAGGAAGAGCTCAAGACCTACCTTGCAGAGCACCCGGGAAAGCAGGAAGAACTTGCCGAAGGTCACCGCCCTGAGCCTGTCGAAGGGTGGCCGATGGTGAAGCTGGGAGAGGTATGTGAGATAAATCCTGACTCCGTCTATCCATACGATATATTTGGTGAAACTGAAATTGTTTACATTGACATAACTTCCGTAGAGAATGGAACAGGAAAAGTCTCTTTTGAAAACAAAATTTCAGCTAAAAATGCTCCGAGCCGTGCAAAACGAGTAATAAAAGAAAATGATATTTTGTTATCAACTGTTCGTCCTAACTTAAAAGCTTTTGCACTACTTAAAGGATTACCAAAGAATTCAATTGCTTCAACAGGATTTGCTGTATTAAGGAGTAAAGAAAGCATAATCCCTGAATATCTTTATACTTGTATTTTTTCAGAAGCAACTATGAAACAAATGACAATTAAAATGGGTAAAGGGGCATATCCCAGCATAAATACTAATGATGTTGAAAATTTAACAATCCCCCTTCCGCCCCTTGAAGTCCAGCAGCGTATTGTCGAAAAAATCGAATCCGAGCGGAGGGTGATAGACAGCCTGCGGGAGATGGTGAAGGCCTATGAGGAGAAGATAAAAAGGGTGATTGATAAGGTGTGGGGGGGTGTGGTATAA
- a CDS encoding VLRF1 family aeRF1-type release factor, producing the protein MLQIESRLNELREWIETADADILTIYADVNPANPENAGRSWLKRIKNALQELPEIRDSQGKRDEPLYDLVMELLEQEKPEARTLALFAYRDKNKKLRAERLDLQIDLPIVNLANGRVDVRYGDPYLTPLLFAVDEYERTGILIMKPDGWKFYEVFLGEAREVEEIFGDTPGEDWNLIAKSNERISTEMNYRAANPGGRFDKLSPKDRASARTDAWLNKYYNKLARALSRTVDSLPIERLALVGEKWQTSHFETYLTRRLQNRIVARIPLWPDSGKLSPNTVWRRVELALIEAERKNEMELLDKLNGNEGLRGIDKVLDALQMGRVQVWILPWSLDINIWRCSEGGFIAASREIAETVCSQPEEVPLREYVLRLAAEYGSDLEFVRGKAEERLLKEMGGMAALPRW; encoded by the coding sequence ATGTTGCAGATAGAATCCAGGCTGAATGAATTACGCGAGTGGATCGAAACAGCTGATGCCGACATTTTAACAATTTACGCCGACGTTAATCCGGCCAATCCGGAAAATGCGGGTCGTTCATGGCTCAAAAGAATTAAGAATGCGTTGCAGGAATTGCCCGAAATCCGCGACAGTCAGGGAAAGAGGGACGAACCATTGTATGACCTCGTAATGGAACTTTTGGAACAAGAAAAACCGGAAGCGCGTACACTCGCGCTCTTTGCATATCGGGACAAAAATAAAAAATTGAGAGCCGAACGACTCGATTTACAGATTGATTTGCCCATTGTGAATTTGGCAAACGGGCGTGTAGACGTACGTTACGGCGATCCGTATTTAACTCCATTGTTGTTTGCCGTCGACGAATATGAACGCACGGGTATATTGATAATGAAGCCTGACGGTTGGAAATTTTACGAAGTCTTTTTAGGCGAAGCGCGCGAAGTTGAAGAGATCTTCGGAGATACGCCCGGCGAAGACTGGAATCTGATCGCAAAATCTAACGAAAGAATTTCAACGGAAATGAATTATCGCGCTGCCAATCCGGGCGGACGTTTTGATAAGTTATCGCCCAAAGATCGCGCGTCTGCAAGGACGGATGCCTGGCTCAATAAATATTATAATAAATTAGCCCGCGCTCTCAGTAGAACCGTAGACTCTCTACCGATCGAGCGACTGGCGCTGGTAGGCGAAAAATGGCAAACCTCGCATTTTGAAACTTATTTAACGAGACGTTTGCAAAACCGGATTGTCGCCAGAATTCCGCTGTGGCCCGACTCAGGAAAACTGTCGCCGAATACGGTTTGGCGGAGGGTTGAGCTAGCGCTTATTGAGGCGGAAAGAAAAAACGAAATGGAACTGCTGGATAAATTAAACGGAAATGAAGGACTACGCGGGATAGATAAGGTTCTGGACGCATTACAGATGGGGAGAGTACAGGTTTGGATATTGCCCTGGTCGCTCGATATAAATATATGGCGGTGTTCAGAGGGCGGTTTTATAGCCGCTTCGCGTGAGATAGCCGAAACTGTTTGCAGCCAACCTGAAGAAGTTCCGTTGCGTGAATACGTACTAAGATTGGCAGCGGAATACGGCTCCGATTTAGAATTCGTGCGGGGCAAAGCGGAAGAACGTCTTTTGAAGGAAATGGGGGGGATGGCGGCGCTGCCAAGATGGTAA
- a CDS encoding DEAD/DEAH box helicase, giving the protein MKANEKYNILSKTFPELIQNINLIIQKAKIANRFETIRLNESEFQEISRAKELCELKIIELWDKQDTEDFKVLCSIYFDLATIKVEEIDSDEYIFELIKIITFGYLGEHSHFVKDFLNQQIEQIFDLDIPKRWNSRLLRKCFQVIVSLVIKKSWNDISKAVELINQLREEQKQYEGIFLNQIKEESQPYGAAEIVSLYHFAKTIEILGQYLLEGKIENSHYDIENKIKYHIRIAKEFANASGNMMLELLYQYLEAFGIKLIRNTIWYTLTGVNHWVSEFNKFISKQKQNPIFELLYPQKESILKGELLNPAYRTFVVSLPTSSGKTLIAEYKILQALNEFKKRGGWVAYIVPTKALVNQIYIRLNKDFNPIGLKIEKASGAIEIDGFESYLVENKGDYTDFDVLVTTYEKLNLLIRQGLGTTEKRPLVLVVVDEAHNIEEKQRGLNLELLLATIRNDCKEANFMLLTPDIPNAKQVAEWLGGERGKNIQIEFDWWQPNERVVGTLKTEGRGRNFDIYLQTLNTVKGSYNIGNKIPIIKIKSENIIKSKVTSSKLEFLKFFSSKILSYNSPIIILASGISETYTIADYLTENCNHNFNNDEDIDLLKKFVQSELGNDFPLVKYLDKRIAIHSSAIPDEIRYLIELLMTEGKLQALVATTTIAQGINFPVSAVVMGSYNYPFQGPMPTRDFWNLAGRVGRVGQKSMGWIGMVSKKTRDEKNIADYVKKASTDLLSQLESVVETAMNNQNEDFSKWLYLDERWSAVLQYISHLRTQIADLNEFINHLEEKLQATLGFKQISEEKKRFLISKLREYAQKISLEYARIADSTGFSTVSIRLIISRLAQSNISPNDWRKEQLFSEQNETMKKLVGIMMNTYEIRKSLEEIKIGDNILDQKSISRLILNWVNGKTIYDIAKSLFPNEDLTKAIEKTTKAIYKVIANIGSWGISAIQKIPTSGIDWNDLSEVEKKKMMNIPAYLFYGVNTDEGVLMRKANVPRSIANNIGLIYKNNMGEEIYNVKTATVSSWLKEQRLEIWEQAIPTNSPLTAEEYKRIWEKLNY; this is encoded by the coding sequence ATGAAAGCGAACGAAAAATATAATATTCTTTCAAAGACTTTTCCTGAATTAATTCAGAATATTAATTTAATTATACAAAAGGCAAAAATTGCTAATCGATTTGAAACTATTAGATTGAATGAAAGTGAATTTCAAGAAATATCAAGAGCTAAAGAATTATGTGAACTTAAAATTATCGAATTATGGGATAAACAAGATACTGAAGATTTTAAAGTTCTCTGTTCGATTTATTTTGATTTAGCAACTATCAAGGTAGAAGAAATTGATTCAGATGAATATATTTTCGAACTAATTAAAATAATCACATTTGGATACTTAGGAGAACATTCTCATTTTGTAAAAGATTTTTTAAACCAACAGATAGAACAAATATTTGATTTAGATATACCTAAAAGATGGAATAGTAGGTTATTGAGAAAATGTTTTCAAGTTATTGTAAGTTTAGTCATAAAAAAATCGTGGAATGATATTTCTAAAGCAGTTGAATTAATAAACCAGTTGCGAGAAGAACAAAAACAATATGAAGGGATCTTCTTAAATCAAATAAAAGAAGAAAGCCAACCTTATGGAGCAGCTGAAATTGTCTCTCTTTATCATTTTGCTAAAACAATTGAAATATTAGGACAATATCTTTTAGAAGGGAAAATTGAGAATAGCCATTATGACATTGAGAATAAAATAAAATACCATATAAGAATTGCAAAGGAGTTTGCCAATGCATCAGGGAATATGATGCTGGAACTACTATATCAATATCTTGAAGCATTTGGGATTAAACTCATAAGAAATACTATCTGGTATACATTAACCGGCGTAAATCATTGGGTAAGTGAATTTAATAAATTCATTAGCAAACAAAAACAAAATCCAATCTTTGAGTTATTATATCCACAAAAGGAATCTATATTAAAAGGCGAATTATTAAATCCTGCTTACAGAACATTTGTAGTAAGTTTACCAACATCCAGTGGAAAAACTTTAATAGCAGAATACAAGATTTTACAGGCACTTAATGAATTCAAAAAAAGAGGTGGATGGGTGGCATATATTGTACCCACTAAGGCATTAGTTAATCAAATTTATATCCGTTTAAATAAAGATTTCAATCCTATTGGATTAAAAATAGAGAAAGCTAGTGGCGCCATAGAAATAGATGGATTTGAGTCATATTTAGTAGAAAATAAAGGAGATTATACTGACTTTGACGTATTGGTTACTACTTATGAAAAATTAAATCTTTTAATAAGGCAAGGATTAGGCACTACTGAAAAAAGACCTCTTGTTTTGGTTGTAGTAGATGAAGCTCATAATATTGAAGAAAAACAAAGAGGGCTTAATCTGGAATTATTATTGGCAACAATTAGAAATGACTGTAAAGAAGCAAACTTTATGCTTTTAACTCCAGATATTCCTAATGCAAAACAAGTAGCCGAATGGCTTGGAGGTGAACGAGGCAAAAATATACAAATTGAATTTGACTGGTGGCAACCCAACGAACGTGTAGTTGGTACTTTGAAAACTGAAGGAAGAGGTAGAAATTTTGATATTTATTTACAAACTTTAAATACTGTAAAAGGCTCGTATAATATTGGGAATAAAATTCCTATAATTAAAATAAAAAGTGAAAATATAATAAAATCAAAGGTTACATCTTCTAAATTAGAATTCTTAAAGTTTTTTAGCAGTAAAATTTTAAGTTATAATTCACCTATTATTATCTTAGCATCAGGTATATCAGAAACCTATACAATTGCAGATTATTTGACGGAAAACTGCAATCATAATTTTAATAATGATGAAGATATTGATTTATTGAAGAAGTTTGTTCAAAGTGAATTGGGTAATGATTTCCCACTTGTTAAATATTTAGATAAAAGAATCGCCATTCATAGTTCAGCTATTCCCGACGAAATAAGATACTTAATTGAATTACTTATGACAGAGGGAAAGTTACAAGCACTTGTTGCAACAACTACTATTGCACAAGGTATAAATTTTCCAGTTTCAGCTGTAGTTATGGGATCATATAATTATCCATTTCAAGGACCAATGCCAACTCGTGATTTTTGGAATCTTGCCGGCCGTGTTGGTCGTGTGGGTCAGAAATCAATGGGTTGGATTGGAATGGTTTCCAAAAAAACACGAGATGAAAAAAATATTGCTGATTACGTTAAAAAAGCATCTACTGATTTACTCTCACAATTAGAAAGTGTTGTTGAAACCGCAATGAATAATCAAAACGAGGATTTTTCTAAATGGCTTTATTTAGATGAAAGATGGTCAGCGGTATTGCAATATATTTCTCATTTACGAACCCAAATAGCCGATTTAAATGAGTTTATAAATCATCTCGAAGAAAAATTACAAGCAACTCTTGGTTTCAAGCAAATATCGGAAGAGAAAAAAAGATTCTTAATAAGTAAACTGAGAGAATATGCTCAGAAAATATCATTAGAATATGCCCGAATAGCTGACTCCACTGGATTTTCAACCGTCTCCATTAGACTAATCATTTCAAGATTAGCCCAATCAAATATTTCACCAAATGATTGGAGAAAAGAACAACTCTTTTCGGAGCAAAATGAAACTATGAAAAAATTGGTAGGTATTATGATGAATACCTATGAAATAAGAAAATCATTAGAAGAAATAAAAATTGGTGATAATATTTTAGATCAAAAAAGCATTTCTCGATTAATTCTTAATTGGGTAAATGGAAAAACCATTTATGACATAGCTAAAAGTCTATTTCCAAATGAAGATTTAACAAAAGCAATTGAGAAAACAACTAAAGCCATTTATAAAGTAATAGCGAACATTGGAAGCTGGGGAATATCAGCAATTCAAAAGATACCAACTAGTGGAATTGATTGGAATGATCTATCCGAAGTTGAAAAGAAAAAAATGATGAATATCCCAGCATATCTTTTTTATGGTGTTAATACTGACGAAGGAGTTTTAATGCGAAAAGCAAACGTTCCAAGAAGTATTGCTAATAACATTGGTTTAATATATAAAAACAACATGGGAGAAGAAATTTATAATGTAAAAACTGCTACGGTAAGTTCTTGGTTAAAGGAGCAACGATTAGAAATTTGGGAGCAGGCAATACCAACAAATTCTCCATTAACTGCAGAGGAGTATAAAAGAATCTGGGAAAAGTTAAATTATTAA